One Brachybacterium kimchii genomic window carries:
- a CDS encoding glycoside hydrolase family 2 TIM barrel-domain containing protein, which produces MTTAAPVTAPTDRWWEALPAGSGRLRGRAHLHSDAPEISLDGTWDVRFGSRADGSDLGDPTTIEVPGLWQLQGHGAPQYTNVVYPIPVDVPHVPDENPTAHYSRELAMPADWERQLTEGARAILRFQGVDSAAKVWIDGTEVGVTAGSRLTQEFDVTDLLRAGAAHLLEVRVVQWSVNTYLEDQDMWWASGIFRSVDVLLRPVGGIHDLVTRVDFDPSTGRGTLSARATGIDGALLEGAVVRIPALDMEAPADGTSIDVGPVDPWSAEVPVLYDATVTAAAGAGGAGAAGRVAGASGGAATETVSLRVGFRRVEIDGEIFRVNGERVEIRGVNRHEVDRLVGRTQHPGNQDLDAALMKQHNINAVRTSHYPPHQRFLEVCDEVGLYVVDEGDFEAHGFHADTTGEDSTGAAKRPADDPQFTESLLERTDRFVRRDLNHPSIVIWSIGNEASTGRNTTAMIQRVREVDPTRPVIYEQDYRALDADFFSLMYPSHEQSRQIGERALDAENRKQLVGMLRHLGVDAADDAFDDVPALTKPFLWIEFAHAMGNGAGSLKEYFDLVHEYPAIQGGFIWEWIDHALATTDAEGRAIDGYGGDFGERLHDANFVADGLVLPDRTPSPALLDAKHHFSPVGLEILEGAGGDGSGACAARMTNRYAFRNLDHLRAEVSLDAQETWQELALPDLAPGASADVPLPEGDGPTLTVRLLTRKEEGPVPAGHLVVAADHVDRDALSAQQEGLGELVAPIPPDAAVGRDSWRVGPAVLDDLGRLVKVGSVDVSHAGVDLYRAPVDNERAFTSVALETRWKRIGLDVARLRLVSADVEGDVLVLRKRLGLDGSSLGADVTERWSSDGERVAVQVDVEPSAHWPEDLPLPRVGWTFAVPDDLDDVQYTGYGPHESYPDTGGGTTFATYRSSVTDLQTRYVMPQENGNRAGVVRAAVRGDGHEVDVVAPEGLGLAVRPWSTAELDAKAHDGALESDSLTWVTLSAALHGVGSAACGPEPLPQYVLGAAPVSFRFELAAR; this is translated from the coding sequence ATGACCACTGCTGCTCCCGTGACCGCACCGACCGATCGCTGGTGGGAGGCCCTGCCCGCCGGCAGCGGGCGCCTGCGCGGCCGGGCGCACCTGCACTCCGACGCCCCGGAGATCAGTCTCGACGGCACGTGGGACGTGCGCTTCGGGTCCCGCGCCGACGGCTCGGACCTGGGCGACCCGACGACGATCGAGGTGCCGGGCCTGTGGCAGCTGCAGGGACACGGCGCCCCGCAGTACACGAACGTCGTCTACCCGATCCCCGTCGACGTCCCGCACGTGCCCGACGAGAACCCCACGGCCCACTACTCGCGCGAGCTCGCGATGCCCGCCGACTGGGAGCGGCAGCTCACCGAGGGCGCCCGCGCGATCCTGCGCTTCCAGGGCGTGGACTCGGCGGCGAAGGTCTGGATCGACGGGACCGAGGTGGGCGTGACCGCAGGCTCTCGCCTCACCCAGGAGTTCGACGTCACCGACCTGCTGCGCGCGGGCGCCGCCCACCTGCTCGAGGTGCGCGTGGTCCAGTGGAGCGTCAACACGTACCTCGAGGACCAGGACATGTGGTGGGCCTCCGGGATCTTCCGCAGCGTGGACGTGCTGCTGCGACCCGTCGGCGGCATCCACGACCTCGTCACCCGCGTCGACTTCGATCCGTCCACCGGCCGCGGCACGCTCAGCGCCCGTGCGACCGGGATCGACGGCGCGCTGCTCGAGGGCGCTGTGGTGCGCATCCCCGCACTCGACATGGAGGCCCCGGCGGACGGCACCAGCATCGACGTCGGCCCCGTCGACCCCTGGAGCGCCGAGGTGCCCGTCCTCTACGACGCGACGGTGACGGCCGCAGCCGGCGCCGGCGGCGCCGGCGCTGCCGGTCGCGTCGCGGGCGCATCCGGCGGCGCCGCGACCGAGACGGTCTCCCTGCGCGTGGGCTTCCGACGCGTCGAGATCGACGGCGAGATCTTCCGCGTCAACGGCGAGCGCGTCGAGATCCGCGGCGTGAACCGGCACGAGGTCGACCGGCTCGTCGGCCGTACACAGCACCCGGGCAACCAGGATCTCGACGCGGCGCTCATGAAGCAGCACAACATCAACGCGGTGCGCACCTCCCACTACCCGCCCCACCAGCGGTTCCTCGAGGTGTGCGACGAGGTCGGGCTGTACGTGGTCGACGAGGGCGACTTCGAGGCGCACGGCTTCCACGCGGACACCACCGGTGAGGACTCCACGGGCGCCGCGAAGCGACCGGCCGACGACCCGCAGTTCACGGAGTCCCTGCTCGAGCGCACCGACCGCTTCGTGCGCCGGGACCTCAACCACCCGTCGATCGTCATCTGGTCGATCGGGAACGAGGCGTCGACGGGCCGGAACACGACCGCGATGATCCAGCGCGTCCGCGAGGTCGACCCCACGCGTCCGGTCATCTACGAGCAGGACTACCGGGCGCTGGACGCGGACTTCTTCTCGCTCATGTACCCCAGCCACGAGCAGTCCCGCCAGATCGGCGAGCGCGCGCTGGATGCGGAGAACAGGAAGCAGCTGGTCGGCATGCTGCGCCACCTCGGCGTGGATGCGGCCGACGACGCCTTCGACGACGTCCCGGCGCTCACCAAGCCGTTCCTGTGGATCGAGTTCGCGCACGCGATGGGCAACGGCGCCGGCTCCCTGAAGGAGTACTTCGATCTGGTCCACGAGTACCCGGCGATCCAGGGCGGCTTCATCTGGGAGTGGATCGACCACGCCCTGGCCACGACCGACGCGGAGGGCCGCGCGATCGACGGCTACGGCGGCGACTTCGGCGAGCGCCTGCACGACGCGAACTTCGTGGCCGACGGCCTCGTGCTGCCCGACCGCACCCCCTCCCCCGCGCTGCTCGACGCCAAGCACCACTTCTCTCCCGTCGGGCTCGAGATCCTCGAGGGGGCGGGGGGCGACGGATCCGGCGCCTGCGCGGCGCGGATGACGAATCGCTACGCGTTCCGCAACCTCGACCATCTGCGCGCGGAGGTCTCGCTCGATGCGCAGGAGACCTGGCAGGAGCTCGCGCTGCCGGACCTCGCGCCCGGGGCGTCGGCCGATGTGCCCCTGCCTGAGGGCGACGGGCCCACGCTGACCGTGCGCCTGCTGACCCGCAAGGAGGAGGGGCCGGTCCCGGCGGGTCACCTCGTGGTCGCCGCCGACCATGTGGATCGCGACGCGCTCTCCGCGCAGCAGGAGGGCCTGGGCGAGCTCGTCGCGCCGATCCCTCCGGATGCGGCCGTGGGCCGTGACAGCTGGCGCGTGGGCCCGGCAGTCCTCGACGACCTGGGCCGCCTGGTGAAGGTCGGCTCGGTCGACGTCTCTCACGCGGGCGTCGACCTGTACCGGGCTCCCGTGGACAACGAGCGCGCCTTCACGTCCGTGGCGCTCGAGACGCGGTGGAAGCGGATCGGTCTGGACGTGGCCCGGCTGCGACTGGTCTCGGCCGATGTCGAGGGCGATGTGCTCGTGCTCCGCAAGCGTCTGGGTCTGGACGGGTCCAGCCTGGGCGCCGACGTCACCGAACGCTGGTCCAGCGACGGCGAGCGCGTCGCGGTGCAGGTGGACGTGGAGCCCTCGGCCCATTGGCCGGAGGACCTGCCGCTGCCCCGCGTGGGCTGGACGTTCGCGGTCCCCGATGACCTCGACGATGTCCAGTACACGGGCTACGGGCCGCACGAGTCCTACCCGGACACCGGCGGCGGCACGACCTTCGCGACCTACCGCTCCTCCGTCACCGACCTCCAGACCCGCTACGTGATGCCGCAGGAGAACGGCAACCGCGCGGGCGTGGTGCGCGCGGCGGTGCGAGGCGATGGGCACGAGGTGGACGTCGTCGCCCCCGAGGGCCTGGGACTGGCGGTGCGCCCGTGGTCGACGGCCGAGCTCGACGCGAAGGCCCACGACGGAGCCCTCGAATCCGACAGCCTCACCTGGGTGACGCTGTCCGCGGCGCTGCACGGCGTGGGCTCCGCGGCCTGCGGCCCCGAGCCGCTGCCGCAGTACGTGCTGGGCGCCGCCCCCGTGAGCTTCCGATTCGAGCTCGCCGCGCGCTGA
- the tgt gene encoding tRNA guanosine(34) transglycosylase Tgt, which translates to MPSPSSDPAKPAPSDLSPDPSGFAITARHGEKARAGVIRTPHGDIATPAFVPVGTKATVKAVLPQAVADLGAQAVLANAYHLYLQPGHDLVDEAGGLGTFMNWPGPTYTDSGGFQVMSLGAGFKKVLSSEFSGGEKARTASGEDDAVAEGKERLAHVDDDGVTFRSFINGDVHRFTPEISMQIQHGLGADIMFAFDELTTLMNSRPYQEQALERTRLWAIRCLAEHRRLTIERDTKPYQQLWGVIQGAQYEDLRRQASRDLGAMEVDDQVFDGFGIGGALEKENLGTIVGWVTDELPEDRPRHLLGISEVDDLFIAVAAGADTFDCVSPSRVARNSAVYTRTGRVNLTGSRYKRQFAPIDETCDCFTCTHYTAAYIHHLFRAKEILSATLCTIHNERFVVRLVDEIRASIASGDFEALREERTGAYYGEAR; encoded by the coding sequence ATGCCCTCCCCGTCGTCCGATCCCGCGAAGCCGGCCCCGTCGGACCTCTCCCCGGACCCCAGCGGCTTCGCGATCACCGCCCGCCACGGCGAGAAGGCCCGCGCCGGGGTGATCCGCACCCCGCACGGGGACATCGCGACCCCGGCGTTCGTGCCCGTGGGCACCAAGGCGACCGTGAAGGCCGTGCTCCCGCAGGCCGTCGCGGACCTCGGTGCGCAGGCAGTGCTCGCCAACGCGTACCACCTTTACCTCCAGCCCGGCCACGACCTGGTCGACGAGGCGGGCGGCCTGGGCACGTTCATGAACTGGCCCGGCCCCACCTACACCGACTCCGGCGGCTTCCAGGTGATGAGCCTCGGCGCGGGCTTCAAGAAGGTCCTCTCCAGCGAGTTCTCCGGCGGCGAGAAGGCCCGCACCGCGAGCGGCGAGGACGACGCCGTCGCCGAGGGCAAGGAGCGCCTCGCGCACGTCGATGACGACGGCGTCACCTTCCGCTCCTTCATCAACGGCGACGTCCACCGCTTCACACCCGAGATCTCCATGCAGATCCAGCACGGGCTCGGCGCCGACATCATGTTCGCCTTCGACGAGCTCACCACGCTCATGAACTCCCGCCCCTACCAGGAGCAGGCGCTCGAACGGACGCGGCTGTGGGCGATCCGCTGCCTCGCCGAGCACCGCCGCCTGACCATCGAGCGGGACACCAAGCCCTACCAGCAGCTGTGGGGCGTCATCCAGGGCGCCCAGTACGAGGACCTGCGCCGGCAGGCCTCCCGCGACCTCGGAGCGATGGAGGTCGACGACCAGGTCTTCGACGGCTTCGGCATCGGCGGGGCGCTCGAGAAGGAGAACCTGGGCACGATCGTCGGCTGGGTGACCGATGAGCTGCCCGAGGACCGCCCCCGGCACCTGCTGGGGATCAGCGAGGTCGACGACCTGTTCATCGCCGTGGCCGCGGGCGCCGACACCTTCGACTGCGTCTCGCCCTCACGGGTCGCTCGCAACAGTGCCGTCTACACGCGCACGGGCCGGGTGAACCTCACCGGCTCGCGGTACAAGCGCCAGTTCGCGCCGATCGACGAGACCTGCGACTGCTTCACCTGCACGCACTACACCGCCGCGTACATCCACCACCTGTTCCGCGCCAAGGAGATCCTCTCGGCGACGCTCTGCACCATCCACAACGAGCGGTTCGTGGTGCGCCTGGTCGACGAGATCCGCGCCTCGATCGCGAGCGGCGACTTCGAGGCCCTGCGCGAGGAGCGCACGGGCGCGTACTACGGCGAGGCGCGGTGA
- a CDS encoding acyltransferase family protein: MSDDDARSAPRAHGRRRGTPRDETPPGFGEKPGADGPLADQVGQDAPPEPTPAAQDAPTPPPARRHGRRARHLEEPPPEAPASPDAEPSAAASAESSAETPPARADYAHVHPESLDAWLEPGDATADLGYPVEFEGTADDVSADDNPAEDVPAAAVPAEDVPAEDDAAPKHDAAATDDAAEIPRTNPSAAAPVDEAPDAWTTAPRTESTVHDERPLPSHADLDRATRGRTHPAPAAPAAPGPPQQSPSRRPSEPAPAERTAAAPAPPPRPSEPALSVPFRVEIHGLRAIAILLVAVYHIWFGRVSGGVDVFLFISAFLLTGSFARRLESGRPLAVPRYWLKTFKRLLPPAVVTILGSLILAFTVLPPTIWATVQRQAWASALYIQNYVLAADSVDYYAHDAAAASPLQHFWSMSIQGQIFLLWPLLFALGALLMRRVPVLRAHPRRLMAGMFSLVIVISLVWSIVSTASNQTFAYFDTAARLWEFALGSLLGLMLPRIDRATGATTSAATPPRFAAARAVIGWVGLAALLSCGALVDVQGMFPGWIAIWPLAAAGLVILAGRSGRAWGADAFLSLRPVAFLGSIAYALYLVHWPLLIGWLALTGQERAGALDGAGVLAVSLLVAWLLTRLVDTPIRRSAWLDARPRRALAAVAVSLVVVLVGSQAVFPAVGERSLTVAQGSQDADADAGASDGGGPAAPAVPNPGAQWTVDPMTDGFGATIPSPDVVTKPSEHTYAEDCQKELGLPDTVTCRYTPAPDGDPDLTVALAGDSHAGQYTGAIQQIAKERNWAVYYIGHSGCTFTTDPATNQCEDVNTSWETLIDGVDPDVLITMGTRTSFDGGSDTESDRENLDSALPLTTERGIPVLLLRDNPRWPKKEESGNRFDCSFDVLREGGDAAQADAECGDDMKNRMDAENPSAYRASDDPYAPIRIADPATDVLCPKGRCSPIIGNVFVYRDSYHLTDAFSRTMDDWFEEQIDATLAMKDPDAEAPQEEASDGG, encoded by the coding sequence ATGTCGGACGACGACGCGCGGTCGGCACCGCGCGCCCACGGCCGTCGCCGAGGCACCCCTCGTGATGAGACGCCCCCGGGCTTCGGGGAGAAGCCAGGGGCCGACGGGCCTCTCGCCGACCAGGTCGGGCAGGATGCGCCGCCGGAGCCGACCCCCGCCGCGCAGGACGCGCCGACTCCTCCGCCCGCTCGCCGCCACGGCCGGCGCGCCCGACACCTCGAGGAGCCGCCGCCCGAGGCACCCGCCTCCCCGGACGCGGAGCCTTCCGCCGCCGCATCCGCGGAGTCCTCCGCCGAGACGCCCCCCGCTCGCGCCGACTACGCGCACGTCCATCCCGAGTCCCTGGACGCCTGGCTCGAACCCGGCGACGCCACGGCGGATCTCGGGTACCCCGTCGAGTTCGAGGGGACCGCGGACGATGTCTCCGCCGACGACAACCCAGCGGAGGACGTTCCCGCGGCCGCCGTTCCCGCGGAGGACGTTCCCGCGGAGGACGACGCCGCGCCGAAGCACGACGCGGCCGCGACGGACGACGCCGCCGAGATTCCGCGGACGAACCCGAGCGCCGCCGCGCCCGTCGACGAGGCCCCCGACGCCTGGACCACGGCTCCCCGCACCGAGTCGACCGTGCACGACGAGCGGCCGCTCCCCTCTCACGCCGATCTCGACCGCGCCACCCGCGGACGCACGCATCCGGCGCCCGCGGCACCCGCGGCGCCCGGACCACCTCAGCAATCGCCGTCACGTCGGCCGTCCGAGCCTGCGCCCGCGGAGCGGACCGCAGCTGCCCCCGCCCCGCCGCCCCGCCCGTCGGAGCCGGCCCTCTCGGTCCCGTTCCGGGTCGAGATCCACGGGCTGCGCGCGATCGCGATCCTGCTGGTCGCGGTGTACCACATCTGGTTCGGGCGGGTCTCCGGCGGCGTCGACGTCTTCCTGTTCATCTCTGCCTTCCTGCTCACGGGCTCCTTCGCGCGGCGTCTCGAGTCGGGCCGTCCGCTCGCCGTGCCCCGCTACTGGCTGAAGACGTTCAAGCGCCTGCTGCCGCCCGCGGTCGTCACCATCCTGGGATCGCTGATCCTCGCGTTCACGGTGCTGCCGCCGACGATCTGGGCGACCGTGCAGCGCCAGGCGTGGGCGAGCGCCCTGTACATCCAGAACTACGTGCTCGCGGCGGACAGCGTCGACTACTACGCGCACGACGCCGCGGCCGCCTCCCCGCTGCAGCACTTCTGGTCGATGTCGATCCAGGGGCAGATCTTCCTCCTCTGGCCGCTGCTGTTCGCGCTCGGCGCCCTGCTGATGCGCCGCGTGCCCGTGCTGCGCGCCCACCCGCGCCGGCTGATGGCAGGCATGTTCTCGCTGGTCATCGTGATCTCCCTGGTGTGGTCGATCGTCTCCACGGCGTCGAACCAGACCTTCGCCTACTTCGACACCGCGGCGCGGCTGTGGGAGTTCGCGCTCGGCTCGCTACTGGGTCTGATGCTGCCGCGGATCGACCGGGCGACGGGCGCGACGACCTCGGCCGCGACCCCTCCGCGCTTCGCGGCGGCGCGCGCGGTGATCGGCTGGGTCGGTCTCGCGGCGCTGCTCTCGTGCGGGGCGCTGGTGGACGTGCAGGGCATGTTCCCCGGTTGGATCGCGATCTGGCCTCTCGCCGCGGCGGGCCTGGTCATCCTCGCCGGGCGCTCGGGCCGCGCCTGGGGCGCCGACGCGTTCCTCTCGCTGCGCCCGGTCGCCTTCCTCGGATCGATCGCCTACGCCCTCTACCTCGTGCACTGGCCGCTGCTCATCGGCTGGCTCGCCCTCACCGGGCAGGAGCGCGCCGGGGCGCTCGACGGCGCCGGGGTGCTCGCCGTGTCCCTGCTGGTCGCGTGGCTGCTCACGCGTCTCGTCGACACGCCCATCCGCCGCTCGGCCTGGCTCGATGCGCGGCCGCGCAGGGCCCTCGCGGCGGTCGCGGTGAGCCTCGTGGTGGTGCTCGTCGGCTCCCAGGCCGTCTTCCCCGCCGTCGGCGAGCGCTCGCTCACCGTCGCCCAGGGCTCGCAGGACGCCGACGCCGACGCCGGAGCAAGCGACGGCGGCGGCCCTGCCGCGCCGGCAGTCCCGAACCCGGGCGCGCAGTGGACCGTGGACCCCATGACCGACGGCTTCGGCGCCACCATCCCCTCGCCCGACGTCGTCACGAAGCCCTCCGAGCACACCTACGCCGAGGACTGCCAGAAGGAGCTGGGCCTCCCGGACACCGTGACCTGCCGATATACCCCCGCGCCCGACGGCGACCCCGACCTCACGGTCGCGCTCGCGGGCGACTCCCACGCCGGCCAGTACACGGGCGCGATCCAGCAGATCGCGAAGGAGAGGAACTGGGCCGTCTACTACATCGGCCACAGCGGCTGCACCTTCACCACGGACCCGGCGACCAACCAGTGCGAGGACGTCAACACCTCCTGGGAGACCCTCATCGACGGCGTCGACCCGGACGTGCTGATCACGATGGGCACACGCACCTCCTTCGACGGCGGATCGGACACCGAATCCGACCGCGAGAACCTCGACAGCGCACTTCCGCTGACCACCGAGCGGGGCATCCCCGTGCTGCTGCTGCGGGACAATCCGCGCTGGCCCAAGAAGGAGGAGTCCGGCAACCGCTTCGACTGCTCCTTCGACGTGCTGCGCGAGGGCGGCGACGCGGCGCAGGCCGACGCCGAGTGCGGCGACGACATGAAGAACCGGATGGATGCCGAGAACCCCTCGGCCTACCGGGCGAGCGACGACCCGTACGCGCCGATCCGCATCGCCGACCCCGCGACCGACGTGCTGTGCCCGAAGGGCCGCTGCTCGCCGATCATCGGCAACGTGTTCGTCTACCGCGACAGCTACCACCTCACCGACGCCTTCTCCCGCACCATGGACGACTGGTTCGAGGAGCAGATCGACGCGACCCTCGCCATGAAGGACCCCGACGCGGAGGCCCCGCAGGAAGAGGCGTCCGACGGGGGCTGA
- a CDS encoding M18 family aminopeptidase gives MTSAPAESAVHPTDEARDFATDLGSFVTASPSSFHAVREAARRLEAAGFTALDETEQWDAEAVRGNRFVLRDGSLIAWSAPAEASEGTAFRIVGSHTDSPALKVKPDPQLAAETIAQVGVEVYGGALLNSWLDRELRLAGRLVLRGGREVLVATGPLLRVPQLAVHLDRGVNADGLTLNPQKHMQPILGLGEVDVLGLLAERAGVRRSEILGTDVVTADAQAPGFFGAREEFLASGRLDNLSSVHAEVEALVRLAGGAGAGAATAAGPGAETGSGAADGERPIALMVANDHEEVGSASRSGAAGPFLEDVLVRVHAALGGDEASRRRALAGSMVLSADAGHAAHPNYPERHDPVNRPRLGAGPILKINANQRYATDAVGTAALTEACERAGVPLQAFVSNNAMPCGSTIGPITATRLGMTTIDVGITLLSMHSAREMCAVADSLHLSRACEEFLRG, from the coding sequence ATGACCTCCGCACCTGCCGAATCCGCCGTCCACCCCACCGACGAGGCCCGCGATTTCGCGACCGACCTGGGGTCGTTCGTCACCGCCTCCCCCTCGAGCTTCCACGCCGTGCGCGAGGCGGCACGGCGCCTCGAGGCCGCGGGGTTCACGGCGCTGGACGAGACGGAGCAGTGGGATGCGGAGGCGGTGCGCGGCAACCGCTTCGTGCTGCGCGACGGCTCGCTCATCGCCTGGTCCGCGCCCGCGGAGGCGTCGGAGGGGACGGCCTTCCGGATCGTCGGCTCGCACACCGACTCCCCGGCTCTCAAGGTGAAGCCCGACCCGCAGCTCGCCGCGGAGACGATCGCGCAGGTGGGCGTCGAGGTCTACGGCGGGGCGCTGCTGAACTCGTGGCTGGACCGCGAGCTGCGCCTGGCCGGACGGCTCGTGCTGCGCGGCGGCCGCGAGGTGCTGGTCGCGACCGGCCCGCTGCTGCGGGTCCCGCAGCTCGCCGTGCACCTGGACCGCGGGGTCAACGCCGACGGCCTCACGCTGAACCCGCAGAAGCACATGCAGCCGATCCTCGGCCTGGGCGAGGTCGACGTGCTGGGCCTGCTCGCCGAGCGCGCGGGCGTGCGGCGCTCGGAGATCCTGGGCACCGACGTGGTCACCGCGGACGCGCAGGCGCCCGGCTTCTTCGGCGCCCGCGAGGAGTTCCTGGCCTCGGGCCGCCTGGACAACCTCTCCTCCGTGCACGCCGAGGTCGAGGCGCTCGTGCGGCTCGCGGGCGGGGCGGGGGCCGGCGCCGCCACGGCGGCCGGCCCCGGCGCGGAGACCGGCTCAGGAGCGGCCGACGGCGAGCGCCCGATCGCCCTCATGGTCGCCAACGACCACGAGGAGGTGGGTTCGGCGTCCCGCTCGGGCGCCGCCGGGCCGTTCCTCGAGGACGTGCTGGTGCGCGTGCACGCGGCACTCGGCGGGGACGAGGCCTCGCGGCGCCGGGCTCTCGCGGGCTCGATGGTGCTCTCGGCCGACGCCGGCCACGCCGCCCACCCGAACTACCCCGAGCGCCACGACCCCGTGAACCGTCCGCGCCTGGGCGCCGGGCCGATCCTCAAGATCAACGCCAACCAGCGCTATGCGACCGACGCCGTGGGCACCGCCGCGCTCACCGAGGCCTGCGAGCGCGCTGGCGTGCCGCTGCAGGCGTTCGTCTCGAACAACGCGATGCCCTGCGGCTCCACCATCGGCCCGATCACCGCGACCCGGCTGGGCATGACCACGATCGACGTGGGCATCACCCTGCTCTCCATGCACTCGGCCCGCGAGATGTGCGCCGTCGCCGACTCGCTGCACCTCTCCCGGGCATGCGAGGAGTTCCTGCGGGGCTGA
- a CDS encoding Gfo/Idh/MocA family protein, with translation MTSQNTPIRAGVVGIGWAGQQHMAAYDAAPGVELVAIAGMEDDVRAELSERYGIEATYRDWESMVARGDLDVVSVAVPTFLHAPIAIGALRAGAHVLSEKPIARTGEEGQAMVDAAREAGRVLEVVFNHRRRGDIEAIAAAVEDGTVGRPYHARSMWLRRAGIPALGSWFTNAEMSGGGPLVDLGVHVLDWTLHIMGEPRVTAVSAVTHAELGPRGLGGAVGGTKSGTDSAYEVEDLASALLRLEGGGSIMLETSWATHRATPDQFGITLYGTEGGADLKVEGYAPSGELTIFTGDGEEATDTPVTAPEGRGHGAVVERFLEHVRDEASWSQHDGGVGLSRARIVDACYASARQGREVRLDENGEILGD, from the coding sequence ATGACCTCTCAGAACACCCCGATCCGCGCCGGCGTCGTCGGCATCGGCTGGGCCGGCCAGCAGCACATGGCCGCCTACGACGCGGCGCCCGGCGTCGAGCTGGTCGCGATCGCCGGCATGGAGGACGACGTCCGCGCCGAGCTCTCCGAGCGCTACGGGATCGAGGCGACCTACCGCGACTGGGAGTCGATGGTCGCCCGCGGCGACCTCGACGTGGTCAGCGTCGCCGTGCCCACGTTCCTGCACGCGCCGATCGCGATCGGCGCGCTGCGCGCGGGCGCCCACGTGCTCAGCGAGAAGCCCATCGCCCGCACTGGCGAGGAGGGCCAGGCCATGGTCGACGCCGCCCGCGAGGCCGGCCGGGTGCTCGAGGTCGTCTTCAACCACCGTCGGCGCGGCGACATCGAGGCGATCGCGGCCGCGGTCGAGGACGGCACCGTCGGCCGTCCGTACCACGCGCGCTCCATGTGGCTGCGCCGCGCCGGGATCCCCGCGCTGGGCAGCTGGTTCACGAACGCCGAGATGTCCGGCGGCGGACCCCTCGTGGACCTCGGCGTGCACGTGCTCGACTGGACCCTGCACATCATGGGCGAGCCGCGCGTCACCGCCGTCTCCGCCGTCACCCACGCCGAGCTCGGCCCGAGGGGCCTGGGCGGAGCCGTCGGCGGGACGAAGTCCGGCACCGATTCCGCCTACGAGGTCGAGGACCTCGCGAGCGCCCTGCTGCGCCTCGAGGGCGGCGGCTCGATCATGCTCGAGACCAGCTGGGCGACCCACCGCGCCACCCCCGACCAGTTCGGCATCACCCTCTACGGCACCGAGGGCGGCGCCGACCTGAAGGTCGAGGGGTACGCGCCCTCGGGCGAGCTCACGATCTTCACGGGCGACGGGGAGGAGGCGACCGACACCCCGGTCACCGCGCCCGAGGGCCGCGGGCACGGCGCCGTGGTCGAGCGCTTCCTCGAGCACGTGCGCGACGAGGCGTCCTGGTCGCAGCACGACGGCGGCGTGGGCCTCAGCCGCGCCCGCATCGTCGACGCCTGCTACGCCTCCGCGCGTCAGGGCCGCGAGGTCCGGCTCGACGAGAACGGGGAGATCCTGGGCGACTGA